In the Phyllopteryx taeniolatus isolate TA_2022b chromosome 1, UOR_Ptae_1.2, whole genome shotgun sequence genome, CCTGTTTTGGCTCTGGTGTTCTCCCCTTTAACAGAAAGATGcaattttaaaagtttttcgctatatatatatatttacctaCACTGATGGATTGGTTTATTGTTCagtaaattaaaggtgaagaatgtcaaagtgacCCTTGCAGCCTTCGTTTTTCCTGCACACGGCCCTTGGAGAACAAAGTATGGACACCCCCGATTTAATCAGTCACCTCAGTGTTGTAACCGATGCCCCCACACATGAATCCAGTCAGCTATTTTAGAGTCACGCACCTGTGGAACGTCTCCAGGCTCAGTGAATCCTTCTTTGTGGTTTGTATTCACACTTCCTCGACCTTATCCCAGTAACTCTGATTGTTTCCCGCAATGGCGTTGGCTGTAAATGATTGACAGCGCCTACTTTTATTGTGCTTTTGTTCAAATTGGCATTAGTCATAATCAGCACTCTACTGTTGTCTTTTCCGTGACAAACATCTTTCTAAATGGAGTGGACAacaggaaacaaaaagaagtgaTCACCTGATCTTTTATTGCATTTGCCCCGGTGAAAGGGTGCACATGAGGTGTGGCTTAAGAATGCCAATGGACAGATATTGTATACAATTCCTGGTTAAGCACCAGACAAGGGATACTGTATCCCGTTGGAGACTTTTAAATCAGTGTCACACCTCAGTAAACACCTGTTTGTCAGTAGAAACCACCTAGATGTCTTAAGTCTTCTACTGaatagaaaacaacaaacatcatGCATTTTAAGAgattacaaaagcaaaaaaaaaaaatcccaaataacTTCTTTTGTGGCATTGTGTCTCCGCCGAGACTTTAAAGAATATGTAACAAATGAGAACAAAATACCAAATACAAACCCAGGCAGTGATTTTGCAACTTGGAGATAAGCATATCAATACTGACATGGACATTGGAGAATAAAccagttttttgtttctgtgtattTTGGCTGCACGATTCACAAAGACACTTGTGTCCAGTTTCTGGCTTGCTTTCCCAGCTAGATGCAGCCATATAGATATGATTTACACCATCAATTACCTAGGAGATGCAAAGCATCATTTCTCATTTAGCAGGCATTTATCTCCTATCGGCATCCATCAAACTGAAAAGTATGATTTTGGGGAATATTTCAATTTTCAGTGTTTTCGATCCAGCCTTCCATCTTGAGAGATGAATGTCAAAAGAGATTTAAATCAATAATCCCATTGAAGTCATAGGACTAGAAGTGCATTGATTCTGTAATATTGAGCACTGTGATATACAGTACGTGCATAACAGCATGACACATCATGTGCAAAAGAAATCCTTCATGGGATACACAGCCAGTGACAGCGTAACCAGTTAAAAGAGTGTAACCAGTCCAGAGGCCAGTGAAGAGCTTCTTCTTTCACTCTGGGGCTGGGTTTGGTTCCAGGACGGGGGTATTAAAACTGTGACCTCTGCTGTAGTGGCAGACTGTCCAGTAGGCACTTAAGCTGCTCCTCACCCAGCTTGATTTTGTCCTCAAGTTTGCGCTGCTCGATGATGAGGGCGGACTTCATCTTGACAAAATGCCGATAGTCGTCCAGGCGTTCAGGGTCCAAGTGGGCCTCCATTATAGAGGACACCAGACGCTCCCGTCGGTCCAAGTTGTCCTTCAGCTCTTTGGCATCCTCATACTGCCGCATTAGCAGTTTGCGCTTCTCAGTCAGGGTGCGCTGATAAGAGGGGAGAAGAGACATCTGTCACCTTaacagggcaatttagagacaaaCGTAACCAGTCTTCAGAGACTTCTCAAAAGGGCAGCAACCAAGGTTGTAACCTGGGCCCCCGAGCTGAAGGGGACCCCGAAAGATGTCTGACAGTGGCCCATatatcaatgacaaaacaacGGCACCGCTTTAGACACTCCGAAGACAACATGTTGAAAACCCAGGGCCCTTTACCAGCTATTGATGGCTGGTGGCTAGTAGGGTATGGATTGCCTCAGAGACTGCTGATATTGGTCAACAGCACACAGCAcactcgtttttgttttttatgggcGCTTCCATGGTCTTTCTTGTGAAAGGTCCCCACGAGGTCAGGAAACACCTCTGGCAGTATTGTGCTGTAAAcgagtacaaatactgtactacatcactgtcattttttttctctcgaaTTTGTGCTTTACTTCGTTATTTATCGTTCTGACAATTATCTTATTTACTGCCTGCCctacatttactaaataaaatactACTTAATTCGTTACTAGTTactgcaaaataaaatcataagcAATTGTTTGTTGACAAAATGCCTGAAGCACGGGGCGTAAAGCGGAAGTATAGTCCTGCCTGTGgtgattcactattattattcttgttttctgtgaagtttgaagtaaatctgACGATGCGCTTTCTGTCAGTTTgaccacacattttcatctcAACTAATAACAAACATCcgggcatttttctaccaaagagtcaagCTTTCAGTCACACGTTTCCTATTGATTTACATGGATTTCTGGGGCAATTTGCGACATAAAAAGTGacataaaatccttaatccttatccgattcttacaaactagggCTCATTTGATTCGTGTATCACGTCCATTTTGATATATAGGTATATGAACATATTtgttacatacatacagtattacacaTGGTGACTTACCAAAGGTTTTTCCTGTTAAGATACCCGTGCTTGTACTTAGAAGTAAGTCACTTTCAGGTACTTTATACGAGTAGCTACCTTCTCCTCCGGGGGCGCTCCATCTTCCAGACCGTTGAGCGCGTTCTCCACCCGCGCCAAACGACCCGACAGTGACAGCAGCAGGCTCACGACTTTGTCCAAGTCGCCCACAAACATTCGGAACTTGTCCAGCTGGTTGGCCAGGCAAAAGCGCTGCACGGTTGTCTCCACCTCGCTACCCAAAGCCTCGTTGTCCTCTACATCCTCCTGTAGGCTTCGTCGTGCCTCCCGTAGCACCTCCAGCTTCTTGGCCAGGCTTGAGATCAGCTCCTGCTGGAGAGATTCCAGAAAGAACTCACTTATCTTAAAGATGACTTCTTtaaggcagtgattctcaaccagtgtgccgctggaaataattaaattttacctaattggtctgaaaattactCATTTACCACAAATAATGTCTCTCTGATGtatatgaacaaataaatgctcttccactagacaCATTACACTACATAATTAACTTGTGCCTCAATTtttatgtgacatttttgtttggtggtgtgcggtgagaattttttttctgtaaacatgccttggctcaatgaaAGTTGAGAAGCATTGCTTTAAGATCATGCTTTGTAAAGAAGTGAAACCTTTTTACTGGCCAAGTCCACATCCACCTCATCCTCAGAGTCTTGTTCCAGCAATTGCTCCTGCATGTCCTTCATCTTAATGAGGAGCTCAGCTTTTGGAGCTGATGTGTTGTAGTAGGAGGAGCTGGGAACCAGCGAATCTGCTGTAGAGACATCCTCCTCATCCCTCCTAAcagcacacatacatacacacacacacacacacacacgtacacacgcgtGTGcacgcatgtacacacacacacacacacacacactttagagAAAAAGAAAGTGATGCTGCACAATATATCGAAACTATATTGTCATTGCGATGTTGGCACGTCCAATATGCATATAGCAAAGACGCTATTGTATGCTTTGTTGCACGTGTGTGACATTTATCTGAGTTAAAATGTGCACCCCTCCATACTGGTCTCCTGTTGGCTAGAGCGGACTCATAGGCGTAAAGTGAGAATCTCAGCAGCAGGGCAGAGGAAGAATGGCAGACACCAAAGAAGAGGAAATGTACGAGggcgaaaacaacaaacaacttgTGCCTAAAATGAATAACACGTCTGAGATCTGGGAGACTACATATAGCTTATTTTTGCCACATTAAATGAATGGATTAAGTTCATTAgataatgaaaatataatttcttTCCGGGCATATTAAATATTGCAATATCGATATCgcaatattcattaattatatcgCGATGTGGCTAAACTTGTGGGCACTGGACAATCGCAAACAAATTACAGTTCGTGACTCACCCATGCACACCTGGTGAGTTACCCTCACAAACCTACCAACTTGtttcaacaaaataattgcAAAGCCTGGTTTTCTCATTaggaaacaatgttttgatGCACCACGTACATTCTAATCATACAAAGAGGAAATGGGCTTAAAGTAGAGAGTCTGGATATTTGAGAGGTTGTTTGGCCGATAGCTTCATTAATTGACAACACATGTGTCTTTCAGAGACAGAGGCTCCACGCTTTGgtttttagccacaggtacatagAAAGTTCAGTCTTGTTCACTTGCATTGCTCCATGTGCGGCGGGCATTAGACAAACCTGCTTGTGCTGGGCAGCTTGGAACCACTGGAGGGTCTCCTGCGTTGCTGGACCCCCTCCAAGATCTGTTTCTCTTGGAGAAATAGTCCCTCCATCAAATCCATTGTAGTCTTCCTTCCACTCTGATGTAAGATCTCCATCAGGGATTTATCTTTGACCAAGATGTCCCTGACCAGCTGCTCTGTCTTGGCGTCTCCTTGTCCTGTTAGGTTTGACTCGGAAATGCTATCTTTGACTCTGAACTGTTGCGATTCAGGTCCCAGGTCCTTAGTAGGCTGCTGTCTGCAGACATTGAATACTGAGGAGGGCCACATCTCACTGGCATCCACCGAGATGATGTCGGAGCTTGGTTTCATGATGCCAGAGGTATTGCAGCTCTGAGATGGGTTAGTTGGGACCACCCCAAGAACTTTTCTCCCTGACCTGTTAACGTTCATCACAGTTTTTGAGAGCTTAGAGTCATTTTCAGacctgaaaagcaacacaatcccaacattttcaaaaagctTGTGCAGAAATTTGGTACTGGGCAATTAAATATCTTTTTCTTCAACTGAAGTTGGTATTACTAGAACAGCAAACTATTAGGTAACAAGAAGCCAAATAGATGTTGCAGACTTGAAGCACTTCAAATAAGCCTCTTACCAGAGAGGTGAATCCTCCTGCATGGACAAAGCCAGCTGTTTGTCCATCAGCCGCAAAGTGTGACTATGTGGCGAGGGAGAGTGAGGGAGCTTCATTGCAAGATGagacgaagaggaggaagatgcTATCTGCTCCTTCTTGCTTTCTACATCTCCTGTGCTCCTGTCCGATTGAGGCATCGTGCGCGGAGAGCCAGGAGGGGTCGGGCCCTTCGTGGTGGTGTCCAAACTGGAAAGGGGATGAAGCATCACTGGGTCTGCAAGTTTTGCTGAAAGGAAATCCTGGGACAAGCAAGTTGTTTCTGGGCCTAAATGGGGCCTGGATGGTGAGACAGCATTGGCTTGTAAAGGCTGGGCTGGGAGCTGGAAGCCAAGGAGAGGGCCCAGGCTACAAGGACCAGAGGAGACTGCAAAGGTTGGGTTGACAGCATCTGGACCAGGCTGCTGGTCAGTGAAGCTGGAGACTGGAGAATCGTTTCTAGTAGTCAAATGGAGAAGAAGACATTCAGACATACAGCCTAGAAACTTGGGCTCTTTGTCCTTTTAATTTAAAGAAATtctatatttaattatttgaagAATTGTCAAAATGCTTGATTCTTGGAACAATGttgataaaagtttttttttaaaattggtttCTCTGGGTTCCCCCTGCACTCTGAAAACATGTacttaattattattgtattgttttagttGATGATGTTCTCCCTCTTTCATCACTAAAGAAATATTCTCTAATCTTACCTTGCAGGGTCATTGCTCTGCTTCTTTTGAGGATCTCTCCACAGGGATGGAATATTCTACAAAATAAATTTAAGTTTTAGCGTTATTCAGCAAAAAAATGAATCTAAACTGTGAAtcttcattaaaataatcatgCAAAAGAACTTAAATCCTTGGCTCACCTGAGTACAGAAATCTGCAGAGGGAGAAGATCTGGATCTCTCATGAAAGGACACTGCCTTCTCCTCAGCTTCAGTTTCCAAGATGTTTTCTGCTGAGTAGTACCTGCCTTGAATCTTGGCTTCAGATGTCCTCTTCTGTTTGTTCCACGTGGCTTGGTACTCAGCAAAGGTTCCAAGCTTCTGTTGCTCCAGTAGGACCTTCTCCCCTGGGGGGCTGAGACAGTTGGTTTCTACTGACCGATAAGTCTCCTGAGCCTCCCCTGACATACTTGTCACTTTGGTTTCAATTGCCTTACCTCCACTTGGATTCAAATCTGTATTGGATGTTGAATCTGGCCTAAATGGTTTTGAAAATGCTGGCTTGGGCTCAAAGAAGGTCATTTGGTCAAAAGCTTTTTCTTGATCCTCTCTGTCCACTCCTACCAGATCGATCATGTCAGGTTCTGAGAAGGAATGCATACGTTTGGCCAAGGGAAAATGCTTACGTCCTCTAATGCGTTCATTAGAGTTTTTAAGCACTGGTGCCTCTGCTCCAAGGGGTTCTAGATCGCGTCTCTGAAAAGAGGTAGCCTGTAGGACCCTGGCCTGCACCTCTTTCAGATTGTCTTTGTAGGTATTTGTGGAGGAGATGCTGCATGATGAAGAAGGCTCTGCATATTTCCACTCTGCAGGGTCCTCCTCCTGGACATCGCAAGTCAGCGTTGCAGCACTACAGCTTTTTTGCAGCTGAGCTCGCTTCTGCTGCACTTCATTCCGTAGTGTAGTGGCATAACGGTCACCACGCCGACTGGATTTCCCAACACTGGCGACCATGGAGTCGCAGACATTCTGGGATGACACAATACTTGTTGGTTTAACTCCCATTTCAATTCTACTTTCATTTGTCAGTGAATGAAGCATTGGTGTTTCTAAGGGGGATATTCGGTGGTGCTGTTGTGGCACCCAGGGGTCATGGAGCCTTGAAAGACCTATCTTGTGATTACTACTTTGATGAGCTGGGAAAATTctttgtttgttaatatgtcTTTCACTTTTCTCTGTGGCCTCCTCTGGGTCACAGTAGTGAGAGCATTCAGAGCTTTGGGCGTCAAGCAGAAGGACATTTTTCAGAAGACCATTGTGCCCTTTATTTTCTGTGTGGGCCATCTGatggtttccttttttgtttaccGGACCAGAGTAAGTGTCATTTTCTAGGTTTGTGGCAGCCCTGGAGGCTGAAGAACAACAGACCAATTTACCGCTGGAGGCCTTCATTGGCAGATCCTGTAAACTGCGATAGTAACTTCCAACACTCTGAATGTGAGGAGCTAGGCTTGTCTGGAGATACAAGGGGCTCTCATCACTGTACTGTTTCAAATGGTAAGGTCTGTTGGTGTACTGAGATTGTCTGACATCATTGCTagacaatgaaaaatgtttgtttgggtgTAGTTCGTTGTGTTCACCTACTCTGCTGGGATGAAGAAAGTCTTTGTCTGACAGTGAGGTAACGCTATATCTGGActtggtgtttttttctgggtgAGATATTTTCCCTTCAACCAGCTTTTCAACTGACCTGCGATGagtgtttggatttttttcagatCGCTCAGAGTATGGAAACACCCTTGTGGCAACACAACTGTCATTGCGCTTTAAGGGAGGTGGAGGAGACTTGGGCTTCTTCTTTTCTGGTACCTTCCACACTGAACCAACGCTGGGCCTAAATCTACTTGACATCCATGAGGAGTTCTGCTCGTCCAACCATAACCCCTCCTGGCAAGGAGTCTGCAAGTACTCTGGGCGCGCCACTGTCAAGGGCCCTTCATCCTGAACacccttgaaaaaaatgttatcCATCCTGGTTCCCTTCCTGCCAAGTGAGCTTGAGTCTAGAACCAGAGTGTTGGAGCCACTGGAGAAACAGCTAAATGTGTCTCTTTTGCTTTCTGTACCACTGGGAGGCTCGCTGCTGCTCGTGTATTTAGTCAGGGAAGCACGATGTGGTGGGAAAGGAGGAGCAAGATGCCCCAGTTTCTCCATGTGGCTCATTGAGCTGAGATGGCCAGTTAGCAGATGCTGGTTATTGTGGTCTTTTTGACAGGGTGACTCTTTGAGTCTGGTAAGGTCAGATGAAAATTTAGGGTTACAGCACCATCGTAACCACCACCATTGTCACCATAACAATTACTTTGAGTTGTTGAGTTTTAAAATAAGCTACAGAATCTCTTGCATACTAACAAGTGAGGCTCACCTTGCTTCTTTTTGTTGCCACACCGACACTGGGGTGGTTTCTCTGCCAAGGGGCTGGAACCCCTCCTCTGTCAGCTTAGAGGAGTGCCAGGAATGAGGCCAGGAGCTCTGATCATTCTTCCTGTCAAGCCGAAAGTCAAGAAACCATTTATCTTCTTCCAAATCCTGTCATAATTGCTGCACATTTAAGAATGCACCACTACAAGGTGTAATTATGGAGCTTCTTGTTTGTCTTCCAGaacatgattaaaatatatGGAATACATATCATTATCAACATGGCTATATGACCATAACAATATGACACATTGGAGTATTTACCTTCACTAAGTATAACACCATATATTTTGGTCTCACATACCCTTTGAAGCGATTCTTCCTAGGTTGCATGTTGCAAAACAAAGACATGACGGTTTATCATTTTtgtgataaagtacaaaaatgtcaaattcacTTGCGCAGTAACGACAGACAAGGAATGGACTAAGTATATAAAAACTAGTGAAGCAGGACAATGGAGAATACATCATCCATCCTTCAGCCCAGAGCGCTATGTGAGCCGAGGGGGCtagctactgtatgtaattgtacCTCATAGAGCTTTGCAAAATCTTGGTGAGAAAGCACCTTGCCACAAGAACCTTGCTTTCCGATGGCATGGTGTGTGGTGATACAACATCAACCATTTTACCCCTGATAATGGCGAGCAAGGaaagagaaaagggaaaaagagaGAATGATTTCCCAACAGCAATTATTATCCTGAAGCATTTGGATGTGTGAGCTCACTATAGACACAGTAACAAATTCCCCTGGTTGtgcgcctctctctctctctctctttctctctctctctctctctctctctctttgtttttttaaattttttattttttgttttgttaaaccaGTCCTGTTCGGCTGCTAGGTCATTTATGCTGGAATAGTTTTTCAGTGCAACaggggattttaaaaaaaataaatttttatagTGCCACTGTGGTTGTTTGCATTATGAcagatatttattgaaaatttcactCGGATTGAATGAGGTTTTAAAGGGgattgacagaaaagaaaaaagcaaaggaCTGAGAGAAAAATCTAAAAGACAAGACAGGACGCTAGCTGtaagcaaaataaacaaaacaaagcgtTATGCTACAATGTCACATTGGATTAGAATTTTATACGGGACAGTAGTGCAACACACGTTGAGGGAAGAACAGGACAATATGGGACAGGATAAGGCATTGACAGGAGGGGAAGATAATAGGACAAGGGTAGTGGATCCGGCAGTGCAACTGGAGTATGGTGGCAGgggctatgtaaattctaaacatctgtCAAAGCAGAGTGCAAGTGGCGGGACATCCCAAGAAATTCGCAAGGTCACAAGAGTCGTTCAAACAGTAGCTTTTAAAGAGCGGTCCTGCACCAAGCAACTGAGTCCcatgggtgtgtgtctgcggacacatgcaagtgaattgacaccgtggTTATGTCCCTATCAGCCTTAATTGAAGCGGACACTCAAGAGCAAGCCAGTCACAAACACCATGAAGCCTTTTGTCAACTCTGAACGCTAAAGTTAACACTGAACTAGCCCACACTTTCACTAAAGGAAGGGAGGTCATGTGGGTCAAATGAGGCTTACAGCGGTTTGCTTGGAAACCACTGAAACTTGTCAGGATGAACAAGAGAAATAAGTTACTGTTGCAGGGATGTGAAGATTCTCTTTCACCAATTTTACAGCATGACTACAACATTTTTGGTTGTTGCTGTCCAAGTTTTAATATAATCGTTAAACAGGCTTATCCAAAAGTTTGACACTGCCAGGCTATGATGTAAGCACATTCTTTTCACTGAGGAATGCAAGGAGGTATTTTCCTTTCCTGCCATTCTCCGGTTGCATGTAGAAAATTTCCTAGCTTTCCTGGTGTTAAAACAATCAGg is a window encoding:
- the LOC133478759 gene encoding protein Shroom2-like isoform X1; translation: MVDVVSPHTMPSESKVLVARCFLTKILQSSMRKNRFKGKNDQSSWPHSWHSSKLTEEGFQPLGRETTPVSVWQQKEARLKESPCQKDHNNQHLLTGHLSSMSHMEKLGHLAPPFPPHRASLTKYTSSSEPPSGTESKRDTFSCFSSGSNTLVLDSSSLGRKGTRMDNIFFKGVQDEGPLTVARPEYLQTPCQEGLWLDEQNSSWMSSRFRPSVGSVWKVPEKKKPKSPPPPLKRNDSCVATRVFPYSERSEKNPNTHRRSVEKLVEGKISHPEKNTKSRYSVTSLSDKDFLHPSRVGEHNELHPNKHFSLSSNDVRQSQYTNRPYHLKQYSDESPLYLQTSLAPHIQSVGSYYRSLQDLPMKASSGKLVCCSSASRAATNLENDTYSGPVNKKGNHQMAHTENKGHNGLLKNVLLLDAQSSECSHYCDPEEATEKSERHINKQRIFPAHQSSNHKIGLSRLHDPWVPQQHHRISPLETPMLHSLTNESRIEMGVKPTSIVSSQNVCDSMVASVGKSSRRGDRYATTLRNEVQQKRAQLQKSCSAATLTCDVQEEDPAEWKYAEPSSSCSISSTNTYKDNLKEVQARVLQATSFQRRDLEPLGAEAPVLKNSNERIRGRKHFPLAKRMHSFSEPDMIDLVGVDREDQEKAFDQMTFFEPKPAFSKPFRPDSTSNTDLNPSGGKAIETKVTSMSGEAQETYRSVETNCLSPPGEKVLLEQQKLGTFAEYQATWNKQKRTSEAKIQGRYYSAENILETEAEEKAVSFHERSRSSPSADFCTQNIPSLWRDPQKKQSNDPARNDSPVSSFTDQQPGPDAVNPTFAVSSGPCSLGPLLGFQLPAQPLQANAVSPSRPHLGPETTCLSQDFLSAKLADPVMLHPLSSLDTTTKGPTPPGSPRTMPQSDRSTGDVESKKEQIASSSSSSHLAMKLPHSPSPHSHTLRLMDKQLALSMQEDSPLWSENDSKLSKTVMNVNRSGRKVLGVVPTNPSQSCNTSGIMKPSSDIISVDASEMWPSSVFNVCRQQPTKDLGPESQQFRVKDSISESNLTGQGDAKTEQLVRDILVKDKSLMEILHQSGRKTTMDLMEGLFLQEKQILEGVQQRRRPSSGSKLPSTSRRDEEDVSTADSLVPSSSYYNTSAPKAELLIKMKDMQEQLLEQDSEDEVDVDLASKKQELISSLAKKLEVLREARRSLQEDVEDNEALGSEVETTVQRFCLANQLDKFRMFVGDLDKVVSLLLSLSGRLARVENALNGLEDGAPPEEKRTLTEKRKLLMRQYEDAKELKDNLDRRERLVSSIMEAHLDPERLDDYRHFVKMKSALIIEQRKLEDKIKLGEEQLKCLLDSLPLQQRSQF
- the LOC133478759 gene encoding protein Shroom2-like isoform X2, whose amino-acid sequence is MVDVVSPHTMPSESKVLVARCFLTKILQSSMRKNRFKGKNDQSSWPHSWHSSKLTEEGFQPLGRETTPVSVWQQKEARLKESPCQKDHNNQHLLTGHLSSMSHMEKLGHLAPPFPPHRASLTKYTSSSEPPSGTESKRDTFSCFSSGSNTLVLDSSSLGRKGTRMDNIFFKGVQDEGPLTVARPEYLQTPCQEGLWLDEQNSSWMSSRFRPSVGSVWKVPEKKKPKSPPPPLKRNDSCVATRVFPYSERSEKNPNTHRRSVEKLVEGKISHPEKNTKSRYSVTSLSDKDFLHPSRVGEHNELHPNKHFSLSSNDVRQSQYTNRPYHLKQYSDESPLYLQTSLAPHIQSVGSYYRSLQDLPMKASSGKLVCCSSASRAATNLENDTYSGPVNKKGNHQMAHTENKGHNGLLKNVLLLDAQSSECSHYCDPEEATEKSERHINKQRIFPAHQSSNHKIGLSRLHDPWVPQQHHRISPLETPMLHSLTNESRIEMGVKPTSIVSSQNVCDSMVASVGKSSRRGDRYATTLRNEVQQKRAQLQKSCSAATLTCDVQEEDPAEWKYAEPSSSCSISSTNTYKDNLKEVQARVLQATSFQRRDLEPLGAEAPVLKNSNERIRGRKHFPLAKRMHSFSEPDMIDLVGVDREDQEKAFDQMTFFEPKPAFSKPFRPDSTSNTDLNPSGGKAIETKVTSMSGEAQETYRSVETNCLSPPGEKVLLEQQKLGTFAEYQATWNKQKRTSEAKIQGRYYSAENILETEAEEKAVSFHERSRSSPSADFCTQNIPSLWRDPQKKQSNDPARNDSPVSSFTDQQPGPDAVNPTFAVSSGPCSLGPLLGFQLPAQPLQANAVSPSRPHLGPETTCLSQDFLSAKLADPVMLHPLSSLDTTTKGPTPPGSPRTMPQSDRSTGDVESKKEQIASSSSSSHLAMKLPHSPSPHSHTLRLMDKQLALSMQEDSPLWSENDSKLSKTVMNVNRSGRKVLGVVPTNPSQSCNTSGIMKPSSDIISVDASEMWPSSVFNVCRQQPTKDLGPESQQFRVKDSISESNLTGQGDAKTEQLVRDILVKDKSLMEILHQSGRKTTMDLMEGLFLQEKQILEGVQQRRRPSSGSKLPSTSRRDEEDVSTADSLVPSSSYYNTSAPKAELLIKMKDMQEQLLEQDSEDEVDVDLASKKELISSLAKKLEVLREARRSLQEDVEDNEALGSEVETTVQRFCLANQLDKFRMFVGDLDKVVSLLLSLSGRLARVENALNGLEDGAPPEEKRTLTEKRKLLMRQYEDAKELKDNLDRRERLVSSIMEAHLDPERLDDYRHFVKMKSALIIEQRKLEDKIKLGEEQLKCLLDSLPLQQRSQF
- the LOC133478759 gene encoding protein Shroom2-like isoform X4, whose amino-acid sequence is MSHMEKLGHLAPPFPPHRASLTKYTSSSEPPSGTESKRDTFSCFSSGSNTLVLDSSSLGRKGTRMDNIFFKGVQDEGPLTVARPEYLQTPCQEGLWLDEQNSSWMSSRFRPSVGSVWKVPEKKKPKSPPPPLKRNDSCVATRVFPYSERSEKNPNTHRRSVEKLVEGKISHPEKNTKSRYSVTSLSDKDFLHPSRVGEHNELHPNKHFSLSSNDVRQSQYTNRPYHLKQYSDESPLYLQTSLAPHIQSVGSYYRSLQDLPMKASSGKLVCCSSASRAATNLENDTYSGPVNKKGNHQMAHTENKGHNGLLKNVLLLDAQSSECSHYCDPEEATEKSERHINKQRIFPAHQSSNHKIGLSRLHDPWVPQQHHRISPLETPMLHSLTNESRIEMGVKPTSIVSSQNVCDSMVASVGKSSRRGDRYATTLRNEVQQKRAQLQKSCSAATLTCDVQEEDPAEWKYAEPSSSCSISSTNTYKDNLKEVQARVLQATSFQRRDLEPLGAEAPVLKNSNERIRGRKHFPLAKRMHSFSEPDMIDLVGVDREDQEKAFDQMTFFEPKPAFSKPFRPDSTSNTDLNPSGGKAIETKVTSMSGEAQETYRSVETNCLSPPGEKVLLEQQKLGTFAEYQATWNKQKRTSEAKIQGRYYSAENILETEAEEKAVSFHERSRSSPSADFCTQNIPSLWRDPQKKQSNDPARNDSPVSSFTDQQPGPDAVNPTFAVSSGPCSLGPLLGFQLPAQPLQANAVSPSRPHLGPETTCLSQDFLSAKLADPVMLHPLSSLDTTTKGPTPPGSPRTMPQSDRSTGDVESKKEQIASSSSSSHLAMKLPHSPSPHSHTLRLMDKQLALSMQEDSPLWSENDSKLSKTVMNVNRSGRKVLGVVPTNPSQSCNTSGIMKPSSDIISVDASEMWPSSVFNVCRQQPTKDLGPESQQFRVKDSISESNLTGQGDAKTEQLVRDILVKDKSLMEILHQSGRKTTMDLMEGLFLQEKQILEGVQQRRRPSSGSKLPSTSRRDEEDVSTADSLVPSSSYYNTSAPKAELLIKMKDMQEQLLEQDSEDEVDVDLASKKQELISSLAKKLEVLREARRSLQEDVEDNEALGSEVETTVQRFCLANQLDKFRMFVGDLDKVVSLLLSLSGRLARVENALNGLEDGAPPEEKRTLTEKRKLLMRQYEDAKELKDNLDRRERLVSSIMEAHLDPERLDDYRHFVKMKSALIIEQRKLEDKIKLGEEQLKCLLDSLPLQQRSQF
- the LOC133478759 gene encoding protein Shroom2-like isoform X3, translated to MVDVVSPHTMPSESKVLVARCFLTKILQSSMRKNRFKGKNDQSSWPHSWHSSKLTEEGFQPLGRETTPVSVWQQKEARLKESPCQKDHNNQHLLTGHLSSMSHMEKLGHLAPPFPPHRASLTKYTSSSEPPSGTESKRDTFSCFSSGSNTLVLDSSSLGRKGTRMDNIFFKGVQDEGPLTVARPEYLQTPCQEGLWLDEQNSSWMSSRFRPSVGSVWKVPEKKKPKSPPPPLKRNDSCVATRVFPYSERSEKNPNTHRRSVEKLVEGKISHPEKNTKSRYSVTSLSDKDFLHPSRVGEHNELHPNKHFSLSSNDVRQSQYTNRPYHLKQYSDESPLYLQTSLAPHIQSVGSYYRSLQDLPMKASSGKLVCCSSASRAATNLENDTYSGPVNKKGNHQMAHTENKGHNGLLKNVLLLDAQSSECSHYCDPEEATEKSERHINKQRIFPAHQSSNHKIGLSRLHDPWVPQQHHRISPLETPMLHSLTNESRIEMGVKPTSIVSSQNVCDSMVASVGKSSRRGDRYATTLRNEVQQKRAQLQKSCSAATLTCDVQEEDPAEWKYAEPSSSCSISSTNTYKDNLKEVQARVLQATSFQRRDLEPLGAEAPVLKNSNERIRGRKHFPLAKRMHSFSEPDMIDLVGVDREDQEKAFDQMTFFEPKPAFSKPFRPDSTSNTDLNPSGGKAIETKVTSMSGEAQETYRSVETNCLSPPGEKVLLEQQKLGTFAEYQATWNKQKRTSEAKIQGRYYSAENILETEAEEKAVSFHERSRSSPSADFCTQNIPSLWRDPQKKQSNDPARNDSPVSSFTDQQPGPDAVNPTFAVSSGPCSLGPLLGFQLPAQPLQANAVSPSRPHLGPETTCLSQDFLSAKLADPVMLHPLSSLDTTTKGPTPPGSPRTMPQSDRSTGDVESKKEQIASSSSSSHLAMKLPHSPSPHSHTLRLMDKQLALSMQEDSPLWSGRKVLGVVPTNPSQSCNTSGIMKPSSDIISVDASEMWPSSVFNVCRQQPTKDLGPESQQFRVKDSISESNLTGQGDAKTEQLVRDILVKDKSLMEILHQSGRKTTMDLMEGLFLQEKQILEGVQQRRRPSSGSKLPSTSRRDEEDVSTADSLVPSSSYYNTSAPKAELLIKMKDMQEQLLEQDSEDEVDVDLASKKQELISSLAKKLEVLREARRSLQEDVEDNEALGSEVETTVQRFCLANQLDKFRMFVGDLDKVVSLLLSLSGRLARVENALNGLEDGAPPEEKRTLTEKRKLLMRQYEDAKELKDNLDRRERLVSSIMEAHLDPERLDDYRHFVKMKSALIIEQRKLEDKIKLGEEQLKCLLDSLPLQQRSQF